In Sus scrofa isolate TJ Tabasco breed Duroc chromosome 12, Sscrofa11.1, whole genome shotgun sequence, the DNA window AGCAAAGGAGACCGAGGGCCGCTTGGCCCGAGCTAGGCTGGACGTGCGCGGGATGGCGAAGGGCGTGGAGGCATCCTCGGGGGGAGGGAAGGCACCTCCGGCCAGGCCGGCCTCGGGTGACTCCGCTTGGGCCACAGGGACCATCCCTggcagaggagacagaagaggTTGGCCAATGCTGGGCCGGCCCCCCCAATCCATCCTGTTTACCCAGCTTGGCATCTTCTGGGAGGCCCCGACTCAGGACAAGGGAGAGGGCGAGGATCAGAGAGGCAGGGGAAGGGCCTGCCCAGGCAGACGACACTGCTTCTGCCCTCTTTTCTCAGCCCTGCTTCACACGAACGCCACACTTTAACCTGCTAACACTTTCAGCCGTGTCCCTGTTGCCACTGTTCCTTCTTCCTGAAACGTCATGCCCCCCTCTGCCTGTCAGTGGGCTCACGCCTCCTGATTCCACGAGGCTGGACACCAGCATCGCTGACATCTTCCCTGACCCCAATCACCCCTGGCGTCCCTGGATTATGAGCCCCTACTCATATGTCCCCCCCAAAGCATGGGTCCCTCTGTCCGTTCGTGCCCACCAGCCTCTCAGCTTGCCGGGGACAGGAATCTAGCTTGTTCGTTACTTCGTCCTACAGCCAGGAACAGTGACTGGCACAGAATGGGTGCCCAACACATTCGCGGAAGGAATTAAGAAGAGGttgagggagtttccgtcgtggtgcagtggttaacgaatccgactaggaaccatgaggttgtgggttcgatccctggccttgctccgtgggttaaagatccggtgttgccgtgagctgtggtgtaggtcacagacgcagatccaatcctgcattactgtggctctggcgaaggccagcacctacagctccgattcgacctctagcctgggaacctccatatgccgcaggaagcagccccagaaaaggcaggaaaaaaaaaaaaaaaaaaaagaagaagaggttcAGGGCTGCTCAGGGGCCAAGTGGGCTATGTGGGAGTTACCTTCTTGGGGTGGCACGCAGTAGGCAGGACCCTCCTCCTCACCAGACTCGGGATCCGAAGAGAAGGAGTCGTCGGAGACCCAGCCCGCAGAAGGCGGCTCTATGAAGCTGTGGTTGAACGGGATCTCCGGATCGTGGTGCGAGactgcggggtggggggtggggggtgggctccAGGTCACGCGCCGAGCCCGAGGGGAAGCCTGGTCCCGAACCCCAGCTCCCGCTTACCTGTCACCCAGGGAAGCTTGTGGCTGCTGAGGGACGCGCAGGGcagggcagagcccaggctggAAGTCAGTGCCCCCCAGACCTGCAGCTTCATCCTGGACATAGCAGTTCCGTCTCCCGCTGGCCTGAGGGCATGAGAGAGGGGTCAGTGCAGGAGACCCCTGGCTGGGACAGGGTGTGGTCCAGGGTCGGGGGAGAAAAGGGCCAGGACCATCCTGGTCCTGGGATTAGTGTGACAGAGTGACTACCTCAGGAGCTCTCTGTGACTACAGAGCAAAAGCCAAACCGCTGACCCTGAGATTGAGGGCTGTCGCAGCGGGCAGCGTGGCTCCAGAGTCATGAGGCAGCACACTGGCTCTGCCTTCATCtctctgcgcctcagtttcctcacctgtaaaatggggacgaCGACTCCTATCTATCAGAGTTTCTTTTCAGGACCCAGCACAGGACCAAGCCCTTGGTGGGGCTGCCCAAAAATGCGTCGAGGAGTGATTAGCACCCTGGCTGAGCCTCTGCTCACCTTTTTGGAAGTGGCACTACCTCTAGGAAGCTGACCCTTGTCCCCAACCTCAAGCCAAGAGTGACTGCTTTGCTCACAACCATTCCTCGGACAGCCTTTGCACAGCGCCTGGGCCTCCTGTGAGGAGGTTCTAtgccccaggggaggggctgctgggtcTGCCCATCTGAGGACACCCACAGCCAGAGGGGGCCATGCTCAAGGGCTAGTGCGTGAACCAGTAAGAGAGCACCGGACAGAGTCCGGAAAAGGGGGCATGAGCTCCGTGTGCACCAGCAGCTGGCTGGGtcacctgtgtcctcctgggcATTGAGAACCAAACCCTCCTGCCCCTACACGTCCTGTTCCAAACCTCTATGCTGCTGTGAGTCTCCAAGGAACCAAGAAGTGTGacgaggagctcctgttgtggctcagcagcgtaggaacctgactaggatccatgaggatctgggatccctggcctcgctcagtgggttaaggatctggtgttgccatgagctgtggcttgcaggcatggctcagatcaggcattgctgtggctgtggtgtaggtcgcaggcgtggcttagattctgtgttgctgtggctgtggtgtaggctggcagctgcagctccgaatggagccctggcctgggaacttccatataccatggatgcagccctaaaaaaaaaaaaaaaaaaaaaaaaaaaattgaattaaattaaaaagaagaggcGTGAAGAGATTGTGTAAAGGAACAAAACTGTGCGAGTCCCTTTCCTGCAGGCCCCAatccctccccgcctcctcttTTCTCAGAAAGCCACATTCTCTGCTAACCCCTGCTCAGGATTTCTGGTGCTCTCCCTTCTGGGGGTTCGAGGCCTGgtctcttcccctccctgcccagagcTGTCCTGCTGCTTCTGCCTTCTGTCAGCCCGGTGCCCAGGGTCCCCTGCTCCTGCGTGACTCTGAATCTCTCCCATTGAAGGCTTCtgaggaaggcaggcagctgaCCTGAGGTCTCCAGACCATGGCCACTAGCAACCGCCTCATCACCTCTGACCAACGTGTGTGACAAGGCCAGCCCTTCTCCATCCCTGAAAGGAACCAGATGCCACTTTGCTTCCATGGGTGCCTGAGCTATGGGCGTCAGAAGGAGACAGGCCAGTGTTCACCTGTCCTTGGGGTCCAACCGGGCAGCCCAGCAGCAGCAGGCACAGCAGGCGACGgccaggaggagcagcagcagaggcACAAGGATGCCCGCGATGAGGGCGGCATCCTGGCCGCGAGATCCTGGAGAGAACAGGGGTGGTCAAAGAGCCAAGCCTTCCAACCTCCCACCATTAGGTCTCATCTCTAGCTCTGAACTGCCTACTCCGCAGAACCTTCCACCTGTGAGAGAGGCAGACTGCTCAGCCTGgaggccccctcctccaggcagcctcccTGCTGGTCTGCCTCCTCCTGATGATCCGTGGCCTgttcctcaaactcttgcccccAATTCTCAGGCTCGATGCACATCCTAGGGTCCAGCCCTGCTGGCCCATTCTCTGGGTGCCAGCCTGGTTTCTCGGGGACAGGGGTTCTGCCACATCTTCAGGGGCTCCCGAAGCACCCACACAGATTTCAGGTAAGGAGAACATCTCTGCAGTGGGCACGGCCTCCCTGGCAAGTGATGAGGCCCTGGAGCCCATGTACAGGGCCCATCTTTCCCTGGTTACTGCAGGCTCTACCCTCCTCTCCACCTTACCCAGCTGGCAGGCCCCAGAGACAGGGTGGCAGGTTCCCTCTGGACATTCACAGGGAAGAGAGCAGTTGTTTCCATGGAAGCCAGATGGGCACGAAATGTTGCAGCTTTGGGGTGAGAAAGAGACAGGCAGAAGGCTGGGTGAGAGGGCATGGAGCTGGATGGGGCGCAGGGGAAGAGAGATGTCTGGGCATCTGAGCTGTCTGGGAAGCGCAGACGTCCCTGGATGAGGCCCATGCAGACCCCTCTGACCTCTGAGCCACATTCGAGCACCCCTGGCAGTGTTTGCTAGAACCCCTTGGCCCCTAAGCCCATCTTCCAGGGAGACCACCTGGGTCTACCTCAAGAGCCTCATCCCCGGCCCATGCAGCACCAATGTGAAATAAGCAAGATGCCAGTGGAATCCAGAGAAACTTCCTCAGGGTCTGGAGGTCTGAGCCAGGCCCAGGCCTGCCCCtaactctctgggcctcggtcCTTTCCTCTATAAAGTGAAGTCTCTTCCAGTTAATACAACCCCCTGCCCTCCAGGTGCGAAAATCTGACACTGGAGACAGTGACATGGATTATGTCGAGGTCAGCGACATTGTTGCCCTCAGGAAACAACCTTGGGGTTTGGAGCCCTTCCCCTAAATAACTTCTGGATGGGGAGCCAGGcctttcgtttgtttgtttgtttgtttgttttcttttttggctgccccctggcatgtggagttcccaggtcagggatgatcagatcccagccactgctgctgcggcaatgctggatccttaacccccggtgccaggccggggatccaatctgtgtcccagcgctctcaagaagccacagtgggaactccagagaagccAGGCCTTTTAGATTAAGCATCAGAAGAAGCAAACCCCACAACAGGAGGAGTAACTTCTCAGTTATGAGGGTGCTGGTGGTATCTGGGAGGTGGGGAAGCCCAGGCAGGGAGGTTTAGGAAGCAGGCTCCATAGAAACCTGACCCAGGGCCCCAGTCCTCACCTGGGCCCCCAGTAGCCGGTGTTGCAGACACACTCCCCAGTCACAGCATCACAGGCCCCCTGGACACAGGTGGGGCAGGTAGAGCCACAGTCCTCCCCAAAGGTGCCAGTTGGGCAGGGGTCTTCGCACCTGAGGTGAGGCAAGACTCGAAATGGGTGGCAGGGCAGACCTGGCTCCCACGGGTCGCCCTGCCAATCTTTCCCCACACCTCCTGATTCAGAGACCCAGTTGTCTACACCTGAGCAGTGAAGCTCAGGTGCTAACAAACAGGGCCTTGATCCTGAGGCCAAACCCAACAGGTGACAGACTACAGATccctggagggagaggagggcaggaggtCTGAGTCGGGGGAGCTGGAGGAGAACTCTGCCCAGGGCCCCATCAgcacccacctccccacctcgGCCCCTCACACAGGGCCGTGTGAATGTGTGTGCTGAAGGAGGGGGCAGCTGGGGTGAGGATCCGGGAGGAAGGTGTACCCCACCCCAAGCAGGCCAGCCCCCTCACCTGAGCCCCAGCCGGCCAGGGTCACAGCTCTGACAGTGCCCGGTGTCTGGCTGACAGGCCTCCCCAAGCCGACAGTGGGGGCACTGCTGCCTGCAGCTCTCACCAAAGGTaccaggagggcagggctggtggcACTGAGTCCCATTCCAGCCGGGCTCGCAGGACTCACACCTGCCTGTGTCTGCAGAGCACGGCTCATTCTGCTTGCAGTGGCCACAGCTGGGAAGAGAGGAATTCAGGAGGTGCACAGGGAGGCCGAGGAATGAGGCGACCCCCCCGGGCCTCCAGGGCCACGGGAGGGCAACCCGGTCCCAGCTGGGTCACTCAGGCAggtttgagcctcagtttccccatgtcgTACATCAAATCGGCTGGACACACTATCTCTGCCGGCTCTAGTAGGATCCCAGCCCTCTCCTGACCCTGCATTCTGAGACCCACCCTCCCCTGGGACTCAGGGTCTCCAGGAGCTCCCAGCCCAGCCGGGGCAGCCAAGTTACCGCCCCAACCCCTGCCTCCCTTCCGCCCAGTGTTGCCCTCCTCCCCTTTACCCCTTCCGCCCTTCTACCCAGGCCATCTCGGAGCTCAAGCATGAACAGGCCTCAGTAGTTTATCCTCTATTCAATTTatgtaaaatgcataaaatatctgCTTTCAccactataatttttttcattttattgagttataattgacatacagcattgtatagtcttttgttttttggtttttttttttgctttttagggccgaatccacagcatatggaggttcccaggctaggggtcaaatcagagctacagctgctggcctacaccacagccacaacaatgccagatccttaacctactgagcaaggccagggatcgaacctgccccctcatggttcctggtcagattcatttcctctgtgccacaacaggaactcccaggatctattctttttttttttttttttttttttttgtctttttgtcttttagggccgcagtcatggcatatggaggttcccagactaggagtcaaatcagagctatagctgccagcctacaccacaggcacagcaatgcaggatctgagccaagtctgtgacttacaccacagctcacggcaacaccggctccttaacccactgagcgaggccagggacggaacccttgtcctcatggatgctagtcgggttcactaaccgctgagccacaatggaaacttccaggatctactcttttagcaacttgACCAATCAGgtttatgtcattttaatttctcattgGTCCTTAACAGCTATTGTCATTTCTCCCTCTAGAGACTTAATGGTCTGGGATCATATGCTTGGATGGAACTCATTAGTAGGGGAAGGAATGGAGTTCATAAAATCGATTTAGCAGATCCCGACCAGCATTGgaagagagagaatagaaaaCGTTtcaagatatatgtgtgtgttgtcTGGTTAAGCCTTTATtcatgtaacacacacacatatcccatCACATATGTATATGACCGGATGTAAAAGATTTTTTACTGAGTTGAACTGGTCAAAGTTTGAAAGCCACCCAATCCTTTGCCACAAGATTCATTCTTTATCTGTTTCTAAGTATGGCTTGCTAGCATAGTAGTTTTTGTGCTCGTAGTAGTAGTTTCTGTTTAATAGTTATTGGATGAAAGTAGTGGGCGAGGCGGGACGCAGGGGCGTCGAGGGTCTCTCTGTCCCCTTTCACCGGATCCTTGCCTGTTTCTGCTCACCCGTCTCCCTGTTCTCCTGGCCCATCCCCTCTcgctctcattctctctccctccctccttcgcgtgccctcctgcctcccttctctcccGCATCCCCCCTCACCAGGCGCCCGGCTCACCTGTCGCGGCACTGCGGCCCGTAGCGGCCAGGGGCGCAGGGCAGCTCGCAGCGCGCTCCGCGGAAGCCGGGCGGGCAGATGCACTGGCCGGAGGCGGCGCTGCAGCGGCCGCGCACGCACTCGCACGGTTGCCGGCACTCAGGGCCCCACCAGCCCGGCCGGCAGGCGCAGCGGCCCGACTCCTGTGCGCACGGCGAGCCGTGGCAGGGGCAGCGGAAGCTGCAGCGGCGGCCCCACCAGCCGGGCTCGCATAGGCAGGAACCGGTGGCCGGATCGCAGCGCGCGGCCGCCGGGTTGCACTGGCACGGGCGGCGGCACGTGGACGACCACCAGCCGGGTTCGCAGTGACACGCGCCTGTCTCGGGGTCGCAACGCCCGTGCGGGCCGCAGGCGCACGGGAACTCGCAGCGGCTGCCCCAGCGGTCGGGTTGGCAGCGGCACACGCCCGTGGCTGGCTCGCACTGGCCGTGCGGGTGGCAGGTGCAGGTCTCCCGGCAGTCGGGGCCCCAGTACTGGCCAGGGCAGcctgcgggggggcgggggggcggaaGAGGGGTTAGTGGGCTCAGGGCCAGGGACGGATCCCCGCTCTGCGCCCCCTTCCACGAGGAAGAGGGGGCGCTGGGCCCGCCCTCCAAGAGCCGGGGACAGCCTATCCTCCTGGGGCACAGCTCACTTCCTGCCCCAGACTCTAACTACAAAAATTCCTAGCAGTGGCCCAGCCTCCCACTTCCACATTCCAGAACACACTTAAGGATCACGAGTGGGAAAGGGCCTTTGGCCCAGAGTCACATAGAAGTGGTGGGCCTTcatcctgcccctcctccctctcatgGGGCCCCCACTGTATCTACCCGGATACGGCCCATTAGGGTGGCAGGAgccacaaccccccccccccccccccccccgtttctcCTCTCAACCCTGACTCCTAGGCTGCCTGCTGGCTATCCTGCCTGCCGGCCGCTTTCCCAAGCCCCTCTTTCTGCCAGAGAGGGCACACGGTCCAGCCACCCTCCACACAGGCATGTAGTGTATGCCAGGGAGAATACATCCATTTTGCAGTTAATGGGAATCCCCAGCATCTTTTCTGAGAAGTTGAAAGGGAAGATGAAAAACTGAAGCTGTGGGAGAGCTTTGTGGATATGGGTAAAAATCAAATGACTCAAGGCCTCTTCCAAGACGGCgtcacttcctgtctctggacctcagtttcctcggGGAAGCTTGGAGGGATTCTGGCCCTGCTGTTCTAGGATCACATTCCCACCTGCttcacctcccctctcccccagtccTGCCCAGCAACTTCATCCTTCAGGAGAGACTCAGGACTCACGGGAGTTGCACTGGGCCCCGAAGAATCCAGGTTTGCATCGACAGAGGCCTGGTTTCACACATACCTCGTCTTGCCCGCAGGCATCCAGCCCCTCGCAGATGGCTGAAAAACACCCCACCCAAGTTGGAAGGACAGGGCTGCGAGAGACCAGGGGACACTCTGCCCTTCTCACTGGCTCTCGGTGCCCTGCCCCCCTCAAGAGCTGACTCCTTGGCTGGCGGGGGGCGGTGGGCCGCAGGCGGCGGTGGGGGGAGTTGTCACAGGCCAGTCCCTAGGTCTAGGGCTCAGGAGGGCAAATAGACCCCAGGAGGACAGGAAGGAGGGTCACTTGctatttcctcccttctccttgggtgggggtgggagtaggggtgggggtgggtccaTTCCTGGCTACTCACGGATGGTGCATTCTTGATCTTTCTGCCTCCAGCCTGGGCAGCACTGGAGCTCAGCAGAGGGGCTGTGGGGCAGAGAGGGGTCAGcagcgggggggagggggggaacagCCTGGCTCCAGGGTGGGTCACTGCCTCTGGCTGAGATATGGGAGGTGTTGCCTCAGCCCCATCAGGCAAGCCTGGCCAAGAGTCACAGCCCCAGTGTCCCCAATCCCTGTCCCTGGACTTTCTGCCATCTGCCCTGACTATCTGCCCCCCTCCAGGCTGTCCCTGAACCCCTTGTGGTTTAGCCCCATGATGTCTTTCCTCACGTCCTCCTCCCCCCCAAAGCTTCAACACCAGTtcagccctccccgcccccccacatCCGACCGCCACAAGACCCACCTGCTGGCCACGCAGACGTGCAGCCCATTGGGGTCCAGCTCAGACCCCCGGGTCCCCCAGGTCCAGAGCAGCAGCAGAGGGAACAACAGCCTCGGCCCCATGGCAGCCGGTGCAGCTGGAGGGTTCAGCCCAGTCTGGCCCCCACAGCTCCCAaccccctccctgcttcctcccaaGGCTTTTCCTGAGGAAACCAGGCCGGAGGGGCGGGCTGCCATGAGGCACCTCCCTGAGAGGCTGGGCAGGCACAGAGAGGACCAGACGCCCAGCACTGAAAGGAAGGCCAACGGCGAGGGCTGAGTCGGGGCTTCGGGGGCTGCTTTCAGTCTGGAGGGGGCAGGAAGACGGGGCTGTAAGTCTCAGTATTGGTGACAGGCAAGGGGGTGCGCCATGGATGTTCCTGGTCACATTCCCCAAGGGAAGCCCGAGCCGGGAGAAGCTTCCCCACTCGGTGACAACCGAGGGGAACTTCCGGGAAGAGCTGAGCAGGGGCAGGCCACGGACAGACAGACGTGGAGCAGTTTCTGGGTATCAAGGGCAGTTGCTTTATTATAATTAGCTTAGGCCATCCGTACCAACCCCCGGGAGGGAGGAAGTCAGCTCTCCATTTCATGGAGGGGGAAACTCTCGGAGAAGAAGCACTTTCATGTGGCCCCGAGGCTGGGCCCAGAGATATAAGAAGGAAGGTAGGCTGAACTCCCCGGCACGCCCTGGCTCAGGCCGGGATTAGAAAagagctttggggagttcccttgtgactcagagggttaaggattgggcatagtcactgcagtggctccagtctcTGCGGTggcgcagctttgatccctggcccgggaacttccatgtgtcatgggtgcaacccccacccccccaaaaaaagagatagagaaaagacagcagcGAGCTTGGGGGGGAAGGAGGGCACCCTGGCCTCATGCGAGGGCACACATTCACCCACAGACAGACTCCAAAGTCAGGTCTCTTGGGCAACTGATGCCCCAGTGGAAGATACTCATCAAGAGCAGAGCAGGGCCGGTCAGGAGCTGGGGGCTGTCAGGCTGCCTACAGGGTCCAAATGGGGTGGTGCTGTGGCCTCCTCTCCTGCTCGCAGCTCTCTGGGAGCTGCACTGCTGGCGTCAGCTTCAGGGGCTTCTGCTTCACCCCGATACCACAGGCCAAAGCTAGGGGGAGAGCCGAGAGGTCAAGGATGGGGCTGAAGGCAGGGGGTGCTAGAAAAAGGGGACTCAAGTGGAAGAAAAGGGAGCATGAGGCGGGGGGAGGTCAAGGGGCCAccgggggagcaggaggggacaGGCATGCTCAGAGTCCAGGCCAAGCGGGGTGAGCACCAGCGGAGCAGAAAAGGtggtgcccccccgccccccgcccgtcCTCTTCCCCCAACATACAAACTCCGTATTCTGGACTcagggggtggaggtggtgggTGGTCTCCCTTGTCGCTGGAGAGCAGGAGCCAGGAGCCATCCTCATCGTCACTGACGCCGaggagagaggagatgggaaGGTCATTAATCAGGGCCCTGAGGGACCACAGGAGTCGGAGTCCACTCTGTTCAGCCTCCTGTGCAGCCCCCAGGagcaggcaggggagggacagaGTGACTTCAGGGCCCCCAAGGCTGGAGAGAAGAAGCTGGGGAGGTGGAGGACATCctgaggctttctttttttttttgtcttttttttttgccatttcttgggccactcccgcggcatatggaggttcccaggctaggggtcgaatcggagctgcagccaccggcctacgccagagccacagcaacgcaggatccgagccccgtctgcaacctacaccacagctcacggcaacgccggatcgttaacccactgagcaagggcagggaccgaacctgcaacctcatggttcctagtcggattcgttaaccactgcgccacaacgggaactcctctttttttttttttttttttggccacacccatgacacgtggaaatttccaggctagggactgaacccgcaccacagcagcgacctgagcccctgcagtgacaatactggttccttaacctgctgagccacacaggagctCCGAAGGCTTTCCTTTTCgagcctgacacacagcaggCTTCTGGCAAGTTGGCAGCTACAGCCTCATCCCTCTGAGAAAAAACGTGCAGCCAAGACAAGAAACCAAAAACTGTGGCGAAGCTGTTAGCAGGTTTCTTCAGCAGGAGGTGCGAGGAGCAGGCAGGTGGGAGCAGTGAGATCCAGAGAGAAGGGTGGTGGGCTCAGATGGTAGGCTCATGGGTAACCAGACCAGGTTAGCAGGTTCCAGAAGGGACTAGGCTAGGTGACAGGCTCCAGCAGTGACAGGATTGGGGTGACAGGTACAGTCTGAGACAGCAGCCTCAGAAGGTGGCCAGGCTCGGTGGGAATGGAGGCAGAGACTTAcctgctctctgcttcctctggggTCCCTAACATCTTGGCCTTGATCTTCTTCCGTTGCTTCTTGACAGCCACCTTCATGGCTTCA includes these proteins:
- the SCARF1 gene encoding scavenger receptor class F member 1, with product MAARPSGLVSSGKALGGSREGVGSCGGQTGLNPPAAPAAMGPRLLFPLLLLWTWGTRGSELDPNGLHVCVASSPSAELQCCPGWRQKDQECTIPICEGLDACGQDEVCVKPGLCRCKPGFFGAQCNSRCPGQYWGPDCRETCTCHPHGQCEPATGVCRCQPDRWGSRCEFPCACGPHGRCDPETGACHCEPGWWSSTCRRPCQCNPAAARCDPATGSCLCEPGWWGRRCSFRCPCHGSPCAQESGRCACRPGWWGPECRQPCECVRGRCSAASGQCICPPGFRGARCELPCAPGRYGPQCRDSCGHCKQNEPCSADTGRCESCEPGWNGTQCHQPCPPGTFGESCRQQCPHCRLGEACQPDTGHCQSCDPGRLGLRCEDPCPTGTFGEDCGSTCPTCVQGACDAVTGECVCNTGYWGPSCNISCPSGFHGNNCSLPCECPEGTCHPVSGACQLGSRGQDAALIAGILVPLLLLLLAVACCACCCWAARLDPKDRPAGDGTAMSRMKLQVWGALTSSLGSALPCASLSSHKLPWVTVSHHDPEIPFNHSFIEPPSAGWVSDDSFSSDPESGEEEGPAYCVPPQEGMVPVAQAESPEAGLAGGAFPPPEDASTPFAIPRTSSLARAKRPSVSFAEGTKFAPQSRRSSGELSSPLRKPKRLSRGGQLGPESQEPEEATGPEQTETDGAPPGALGSRDSAIGRHRLPLGGRTVAERVEAIEGSVQQSAGSVTTIYMLAGTPRGSEGPVRSVLRRFGSFQKGQAEPRVKSAIPKPPRRALSRNKGSTGLASGSASPSSGSAPNEEVTRASASAGTGPEEVAGGLGDGIESSGRGQELAPESGRLDQGPQKPADEGSREEPQYENVAPISGPPEP